CTCCGATCCGTGCTTGAGAATCCCGAGCTTCCAGACTTTTGCCAGGCTCGGCTTGTGGTCTTGCACGAACTCGGTCGTCTGTATGCCGATGCGCAGCGGTTCGATCAGGCCGTCGAACCCTTCGCTCAGCTTGTGCAGTTGCTTGACGCCCGAGAGGCGACTCGACTGACCCCAGCCCAGGTTCAGGACGTCTTCGGGGAAGTCGAGGCTGATGCCTACCGTCGCTTTGGGGAGACCTTCTTCAACGCGGGCCGTTTCGATCTGGCCATCGTCGCCCTTCGTCGCAGCCTGGTGTATGACCCGGACAGCCAGCAGACCCCCTTGTACCTGGCGCAAGCATTGCTCCGAGCGAATCGGCCCGAGGAAGCACTCTCGTTGCTCGAACCGATCGTCAAGGATCGGCCACCGGGACGGGTGACGTTCGATGTGCTCATTCAGGTGCTGACCGTTCTGAATCGAACCGACGAAATCATCCCCAGGCTTGAGCAAGCGTCGAAGGTTGATCCGTCCAACTTCCTACTTCGGTATGCGCTTGCCGAACGGTACGAGGCCGAGGGTCGCCGCGATGAAGCCCAACGCCTTTATCAGAACCTCATCAGCGATCAGCCCGACCCGGAGGGATTGGCCACGCTGGCTCAATCGCTTCGAGAGCAAGGGAAACTTGAAGAACTGATCCTCCTCTTCGAAACCGCCAGCACTCAGCGGAGTGGCCGTCTGGCGATCGAAACCCAACTCCGCTTGATCGGAACCGATCCGGAACTGGCAGGAGAGATCCTCGACGCCGGGATTGCCTTGTTGAACGAAGATCCCCCTCGTCTCGGGAAGGTGGGGATCGAGCTGCTCTCGGAAATCGCGTCCCGATCCGACCAGCTCGACCAGCGAGTCGAACTCGATCGCCTGAGTCTCGAACAGGATCCGTCTCCGCAGAACCATCTGGAACTGGCCGATTCGCTGGTGGCCGCCGGACAACCGGGAGAAGCCGTTGAGACGTTCGAGCAACTTCTCAAGCGCTATCCCGAACTTCAGGAACAACCCCAACTCCTTGCCCGCATGGCCGAATTGCAGTTCGACGCGGGCCAGATCGAGGAAGCGCTCGAAAGCGGCCGGAAGATCCTCGATCGCCAGCCGAACGATCTCCCCATGATTCAGCTCGTGGGATACGCCTTGCAACGCCTGAAACGATTCGAGGAAGCCCTGGATCTCTATCAAGGCATTCCCGAGCGATTTGCCGGCAATCCCGAGGCCATTCGCCTGTCCAAAATCTGGACGGCAAACGCCCTCGCTTCGGCTGACCGATTCGAGGAGGGGGAGCGGATCCTCCTGCAACTGCTCGAAGAACAGCCGGATGACCCCTGGTTAAACAACGATCTTGGCTACCTCTGGGCCGAACGGGGAATCAACCTGGATCGAGCCGAGGAACTCATCCGCAAGGCAGTTGACGCCGACCCCTCCAACAGCGCTTACCTCGATAGTC
The Tautonia marina DNA segment above includes these coding regions:
- a CDS encoding tetratricopeptide repeat protein, giving the protein MIGSHCVHALIVVLMGFSLPPGIQEGDETSVGIEAVGGGQSHPLIDQPDLFIPRSPRTAEDIERFDTLRLYAAGRALEARREWTDAVELLEKARQLEPDSVAILRRLSRLYFGLGGEDRIQKGLETGLAALEAEPEDAETIRRLVRHYRTSNNDEAAEQLLRSVLENPELPDFCQARLVVLHELGRLYADAQRFDQAVEPFAQLVQLLDAREATRLTPAQVQDVFGEVEADAYRRFGETFFNAGRFDLAIVALRRSLVYDPDSQQTPLYLAQALLRANRPEEALSLLEPIVKDRPPGRVTFDVLIQVLTVLNRTDEIIPRLEQASKVDPSNFLLRYALAERYEAEGRRDEAQRLYQNLISDQPDPEGLATLAQSLREQGKLEELILLFETASTQRSGRLAIETQLRLIGTDPELAGEILDAGIALLNEDPPRLGKVGIELLSEIASRSDQLDQRVELDRLSLEQDPSPQNHLELADSLVAAGQPGEAVETFEQLLKRYPELQEQPQLLARMAELQFDAGQIEEALESGRKILDRQPNDLPMIQLVGYALQRLKRFEEALDLYQGIPERFAGNPEAIRLSKIWTANALASADRFEEGERILLQLLEEQPDDPWLNNDLGYLWAERGINLDRAEELIRKAVDADPSNSAYLDSLGWVLYKLGRPEDALTHLEEAVRLRASAVNLDHLGDVYFVLDRRNEARDAWKRAESLAEDADPPDPTLESIREKLQALGDDDPPPPSDANTDTINP